The proteins below are encoded in one region of Tepidisphaeraceae bacterium:
- a CDS encoding LacI family DNA-binding transcriptional regulator, translating into MIQTQKTPIISPVARPTIADVARDCRMNKSTVSRALNLPPDQYPLRPETRQQILDAAARLGYSPSWTARSLSARRTRQIGLLFRYSLPEMRGIYGDITQGLSAELERAGYHLLFVPLHGDNWQQTLRGNQFDGCVIHDVDVSGTLDLVRSMGLPVVVLNNVVPASDVSTVAPDDGQGTRLAVEHLLGLGHRKIAYLRMGRGSDAAHFSIKVRRDAYLRAMRDAGLAEHALAADEPIDQFLDRVPVGVPGGYTAVVLYSHTEGVLMLRHLTRRGLRCPGDVSLVAFNDTFPMADLSPAFTTVAVPGDAIGRAGARLLLQQLNATGDPVARQTVLPETLVVRESTAPLAAGK; encoded by the coding sequence ATGATTCAGACTCAGAAAACCCCGATCATAAGCCCCGTGGCCCGCCCCACGATCGCTGACGTGGCTCGCGATTGTCGGATGAACAAGTCCACGGTCAGCCGCGCGCTGAACCTGCCGCCTGACCAGTACCCGCTGCGCCCCGAGACGCGACAACAGATCCTCGACGCCGCCGCCCGGCTGGGCTACAGCCCGAGCTGGACGGCCCGCTCGCTCTCGGCCCGGCGGACGCGGCAGATCGGGCTCCTGTTCCGCTACTCGCTGCCGGAGATGCGCGGCATCTACGGCGACATCACTCAGGGCCTCAGCGCCGAGCTCGAACGGGCCGGCTACCACCTGCTGTTCGTCCCGCTTCATGGCGACAACTGGCAGCAGACGCTGCGCGGCAACCAGTTCGACGGCTGCGTGATCCACGACGTCGACGTCAGCGGCACGCTCGACCTCGTCCGCTCGATGGGCCTGCCGGTGGTCGTGCTGAACAACGTGGTGCCGGCCAGCGACGTCAGCACCGTCGCGCCCGACGACGGCCAGGGGACGCGCCTGGCGGTCGAACACCTCCTGGGCCTGGGCCATCGCAAGATCGCCTACCTGCGCATGGGGCGCGGCAGCGACGCGGCCCACTTCAGCATCAAGGTTCGCCGCGACGCCTACCTGCGGGCGATGCGCGACGCCGGTCTGGCCGAGCACGCGCTGGCCGCCGACGAGCCGATCGACCAGTTCCTGGACCGCGTGCCGGTCGGCGTGCCGGGCGGGTACACCGCCGTCGTGCTCTACTCGCACACCGAGGGCGTCCTGATGCTGCGGCACCTGACCCGCCGCGGCCTTCGCTGCCCGGGCGACGTCAGCCTCGTCGCCTTCAACGACACGTTCCCGATGGCCGACCTGAGCCCCGCCTTCACGACCGTCGCGGTCCCCGGGGACGCGATCGGTCGCGCCGGGGCAAGGCTGCTGCTTCAACAATTGAACGCCACCGGCGACCCGGTGGCACGACAGACCGTGCTCCCCGAGACGCTGGTCGTCCGGGAAAGCACGGCACCCTTGGCCGCTGGCAAGTAG